The following nucleotide sequence is from Pseudomonas putida S13.1.2.
ACCTGTTTGGCCAGGTCAACGCAGATGGTTGTGCAAAGTTCCACGTCGGTGGAAGACAGGGAATCGTGCTTCGAACTATGCTTTTTCATGGTCTCGCCCTCGCTGCCGTTGGCTTCTTCGAACGCCACCGTGGCACTGTGATGCCTCGGCGGGGGCGAGTCCATCGATTACAGATGTCGAGCAGAACTCGGATTCAGCGCAGTTTTTCCAGCATCTGGTAGTACCACATCCCCGCCGCCAGCAGCGGGTTGCCCAGCAAATCCCCCATCGGCACCCGCACATGCTTGCACTGGGCAAAGGTGTCGAACTTCTCCAGCGTCCCGGTCAGTGCCTCGGCCATGATCTCGCCCATGATGTGGCTGGTGGCAATGCCGTGCCCCGAATAACCCTGGCAGTACCACACGTTGTCCGACAGCTTGCCCAGCTGAGGGATGCGGTTGACAACGATGCCCATTGCGCAGCTCCACTGGAACTCGATCGGCACGCCTTTCAATGCCGGGAAGGTGCGCTCGATGCACGGGCGCAGTTCACTTTCGATATCCCGTGAGTCACGGCCGGAATAGTTGGCGCCACCGCCGAACAGCAGGCGCTTGTCGGCGGTGAGGCGGTAATAGTCGAGCACGAAGCGGCAGTCGTACACCGCCAGGTCCTGCGGGTTGATCTGCTTGGCCAGCTCGCCCAGCGGCGCGGTGGTGACGATACCGCCCATGGCCGGGAAGATCTTGCCCTTGAGCTGGCGCTTTTCCAGTTTGTGATACACATCACCGGCCAGCATCACCTGGCGCGCCTCTACCCGGCCGTGGGCGGTGACCACCGCCGGGCGCGGGCCGTGGACGATGTCCAGCACCTCGGAGTTCTCGAAGATAAGCGCACCCAGGCTGTGGGCAGCGCGGGCCTCACCCAGGCACAGGTTGAGCGGGTGCAGGTGCAGGTTGCGCAGGTTCTTCAACGCACCCAGGTACAGCGGGCTTTGCAGGTGTCCGGCCACTGCCGCGCGGTCCAGCAGTTGCACCTGCTCGCCCATGCCCCGGCGCTGGGCCTCGGCCTCGAAGGCACGCAGCTCGTCCATGTGCGAGGGCTTCATCGCCGCATGCAGGTGGCCGTGCTTGAGGTCGCAGTCGATGCCATAGCGCGTCACGCGCTGTTCGATCACCTGGTGCCCGCGCCAGCGCAGATGCCAGATGAAATCGTCGACGTCGGTGCCCAGGTGGTTGCGCATCTGCGTGCGCATGGCCTCGTCGCCCGACAGGCTGCCGGTGACCTGGCCGCCATTGCGCCCGCTGGCGCCCCAGCCGATGCGGTTGGTTTCGACGATAGCCACCTTCAGGCCACGTTCGGCCAGCTCCACCGCCGTGGCGACGCCGGTGAAGCCGCCGCCGATGATGGCCACATCCACCTGCACCGTGCCCTTGAGCTGCGGGTACTCGGTGTGGTCGTTGAGGGAGGCGCTGTAGTAGGACGGCGCACGCTGCGCCGGGCCTTTGTTGAATGCTGCGTTCATGGGTGTTCCTTGTTATGTAGGGGCTCAGGCCTGGTGCAGGTACCAGCGCCAGTCCTGCTCGCTGACTTCGGCCATGAACTGGCGGTACTCGGCGCGTTTGACCTTCAGGTACACGCCAAGGAAGTCTTCGCCCAATGCTTCGCGGGCCCAATGGGAATGTTGCAGGGCGTCGAGGGCCGTCAGCCAGTCGGTAGGCAGGTGTTCGGTGGCCTGGGCATAGCCGTTGCCTTCCACCGGTGCGCCCGGGTCCAGCTGTTCGCGGATGCCTCGGTGGCTGGCGGCGAGAATTGCCGCTGCGGCCAGGTAGGGGTTGGCGTCGGCGCCGCAAATGCGGTGTTCCACATGCCGGCTGTTGGCCGGGCCGCCTGGCACGCGCAGGCTCACGGTGCGGTTGTCTACGCCCCAGGTCGGTGCCAGCGGCGCATAGCTGTTGGCCTGGAAGCGGCGGAACGAGTTGGCGTTGGGGCAAAACAGCAGCAGCGAGTCGCGCAGGTGGCGCAGCATGCCGGCCACAGCCTGGCGCAGCAGCGGGGTACCGGCTTTGTCTTCACTGGCGAACAGGTTGTTGCCAGCGCTGTCGGCCAGGCTCAGGTGCATGTGCATGCCGGTGCCGGCCAGGTTGGCAAACGGCTTGGCCATGAAACAGGCCTGCATGCCGTGGGCATGGGCCACGCCTTTCACCAGCCGCTTGTAGCGCACGGCCTGGTCCATCGCCTGCAGCGCATCACCGTGCTCCAGGGTGATTTCCACCTGGCCTGGGGCGTATTCCGAAATGGCGGTACGCGCCGGAATGCCCTGGGCCTTGCAGGCAGCATAAAGGTCGGCGAGGAACGGTTCGATCTGCTCCAGTTCGCGCAGGCCATAGACCTGGGTTGTGCGAGGGCGGCCGCCATCGTTGTCCAGCGCCGGTTGCGGGCGGCCCTGGGCGTCGCGTTGCTGGTCGAGCAGGTAAAACTCCAGCTCGCAGGCCATTACCGGGTGGTAGCCGTCGGCTTTCAGCGCTTCGATGGTGCGCAGCAGCACATGACGCGGGTCGGCGACGCTGGCCGGCAGGCCCTCGCTCGGGTGCATGCTGACCTGCACGGCAGCCGTTGGCACCCGGCGCCACGGCAAGCGCACCAGGCTGCCTTCAAGCGGGTAGGCCCGGCAGTCAATGTCGCCCACGTCCCACACCAGGCCCGAGTTTTCCACGTCGTCACCGTTCAGGGTCAGGCCGAGGATGGTGCTGGGCAGCGGCCGGCCGGTCTGGTAAACGGCCAGCAGTTCCTCGCGGTGCAACAGCTTGCCGCGCGGTACGCCGTTGGCGTCGAGGATGAACAGTTCGAACAGCTCGATATCGGGGTTGTCGGCCAGGAAACGGGTAGCCTGCTCTACGGGTGCAAAGTGCATGATTGATTCGCTCGCGTGCGCACAGGGCCACCGCACAAGCAGGCGGCCCAGTTGAGTCAAACGGCCAGACGCCGGCCGTGTTTGGTCACAATGGCGTGAGCGAGGTGTCCGGTGGGCGCGCGTGGCGGCAGTGCCACAGGGCCCAGAAGGCGAGGATGATGTGAACCAGCGGATTTTCCCCGGCACGGCTCCGGGCCTTCGGGAGCGAAGGGCGGGAGGACGGTGGCGCGATGGGCTGGACGGGAATCATGCCTTTGATACTCACATGCGGCGTAAGGTTGATTAAAGCAGTGAATGGCAACCTTTACATATGCCCTTGCTAAACTTTCAGCCGCTATCCGATCCCTGTAGGAGCGGCCTTGTGCCGCGAATGGGCCGCAAAGCGGCCCCAGGTTTTCAGTGGTGTTGCTGAAATTGCTGGGTCCGCTTTGCGGCCCATTCGCGGCGCAAGGCCGCTCCTACAGGGACCGTGCCAGGCTGGACAGCAAAGTAGGCCCAAATCTGCGACAATCGCGCATCCTTCGAATGCCGATCATGAAAAAGCAGGCTCACCTGCATCACTAAAAAGCCCCATGACTGACCACGCCATCGACAAACTGCTGCAAAACCTCGACCACGCCATGATTGCCGACCGCCATCGCCTGCGCCGGCAGCTGCACGAACTGCGCAAGCGCCCCGACGAGGCGAAGCTGGCGCAGTGGGTGGAAAAGGTCCAGGCCTCCTGCGCCCAGGTCACCGCGCGCCAGCAAAGCGTGCCGACCGTGCGCTACGACGACAACCTGCCGATCGCCGCCAAGCGTGATGAAATCAAGAAGGCCCTGGCCGAAAACCAGGTGCTGGTGATCGCCGGCGAAACCGGTTCGGGCAAGACCACCCAGCTGCCGAAAATCTGCCTGGAGCTGGGCCGTGGCAGCCATGGCCTGATCGCCCACACCCAGCCGCGCCGGATCGCCGCGCGTAGCGTGGCGGCGCGGGTTGCCGAGGAGCTGGGCACGCCGCTGGGCGGGCTGGTCGGTTACCAGGTGCGGTTCGAAGACCAGAGCGATTCCAACACCCTGGTCAAGCTGATGACCGACGGCATCCTGCTGGCCGAAACCCAGCACGACCGCCTTCTGGAGCGCTACGACACCATCATTGTCGACGAAGCCCACGAACGCAGCCTGAACATCGACTTCCTGCTCGGCTACCTGAAGACCCTGCTGCATCGCCGGCCAGACCTGAAGCTGATCATCACCTCGGCGACCATCGACCTGGAGCGCTTCTCCAAGCACTTCGATAACGCGCCAATCATCGAGGTGTCCGGGCGCACCTTCCCGGTAGAAACCTGGTACCGCCCGCTGACCAGCGAGCAGGACGAGGAAGGCAACCAGATCGAAGACGACCTCACCGTCGACCAGGCCATCCTCGCCACCCTGGATGAGCTGGCGCACCATGAGCGCAGTGAGGGCAAGGGCCCGGGCGATGTGCTGATCTTTTTGCCGGGCGAGCGGGAAATCCGCGATGCCGCCGAGATCCTGCGCAAGGCGCAACTGCGCCACACCGAGATTTTGCCGTTGTACGCGCGCCTGTCGCCGGCCGAGCAGCAGCGCATCTTCCAGCCACACACCGGGCGCCGCGTGGTGCTGGCCACCAACGTTGCCGAAACCTCGCTGACCGTGCCTGGCATTCGCTATGTGATCGACACCGGCACGGCGCGCATCAGCCGTTACAGCTACCGCGCCAAGGTGCAGCGCCTGCCCATCGAGGCAGTGTCGCAAGCCAGTGCCAACCAGCGCAAAGGCCGCTGCGGCCGGGTAGAGCCAGGCATCTGCGTACGGCTGTACAGCGAAGAAGATTTCAACAGCCGGCCCGCGTTCACCGACCCGGAGATCCTGCGCACCAACCTGGCGGCGGTGATCCTGCAGATGCTGCACCTGCGCCTGGGCGCGATCGATGCCTTCCCGTTCATCGAGCCGCCGGACGGCAAGGCCATCAGCGATGGCTTCAA
It contains:
- a CDS encoding NAD(P)/FAD-dependent oxidoreductase, which gives rise to MNAAFNKGPAQRAPSYYSASLNDHTEYPQLKGTVQVDVAIIGGGFTGVATAVELAERGLKVAIVETNRIGWGASGRNGGQVTGSLSGDEAMRTQMRNHLGTDVDDFIWHLRWRGHQVIEQRVTRYGIDCDLKHGHLHAAMKPSHMDELRAFEAEAQRRGMGEQVQLLDRAAVAGHLQSPLYLGALKNLRNLHLHPLNLCLGEARAAHSLGALIFENSEVLDIVHGPRPAVVTAHGRVEARQVMLAGDVYHKLEKRQLKGKIFPAMGGIVTTAPLGELAKQINPQDLAVYDCRFVLDYYRLTADKRLLFGGGANYSGRDSRDIESELRPCIERTFPALKGVPIEFQWSCAMGIVVNRIPQLGKLSDNVWYCQGYSGHGIATSHIMGEIMAEALTGTLEKFDTFAQCKHVRVPMGDLLGNPLLAAGMWYYQMLEKLR
- a CDS encoding glutamine synthetase family protein translates to MHFAPVEQATRFLADNPDIELFELFILDANGVPRGKLLHREELLAVYQTGRPLPSTILGLTLNGDDVENSGLVWDVGDIDCRAYPLEGSLVRLPWRRVPTAAVQVSMHPSEGLPASVADPRHVLLRTIEALKADGYHPVMACELEFYLLDQQRDAQGRPQPALDNDGGRPRTTQVYGLRELEQIEPFLADLYAACKAQGIPARTAISEYAPGQVEITLEHGDALQAMDQAVRYKRLVKGVAHAHGMQACFMAKPFANLAGTGMHMHLSLADSAGNNLFASEDKAGTPLLRQAVAGMLRHLRDSLLLFCPNANSFRRFQANSYAPLAPTWGVDNRTVSLRVPGGPANSRHVEHRICGADANPYLAAAAILAASHRGIREQLDPGAPVEGNGYAQATEHLPTDWLTALDALQHSHWAREALGEDFLGVYLKVKRAEYRQFMAEVSEQDWRWYLHQA